Genomic DNA from Sphingomonas lacunae:
AAGGATCTGGGGCTCAAGGAGGGATCGATCATGGTGTTGCGCGAGCAGGCCACGGGATTCGTCGTCGAGCCTGAGGACCGGTCCCAGCGGAAGATCGACATCAGCGGCTTTGCCGGAAAGGCACCATGGCTGAAGCCAATTCCTGCTGAATTGCGTGAATTTGAGGAACGACCGACTACTGTCGCGGCCCGTGAGGCAGAGGCGCAAAAGGCGAAAGAGCGACGTCAGCCGTGATCCGTTACATGCTTGATGCAAATTGCGCCATTTATGCCATGATTGATGCGTCGTGCGCGATCAGCCAACGCATCGCTGGATTGTCTCCGGGGGACATCGTCATGTCGGCGGTCAGCTTCTCGGAAGTGGCGCTGGGGACTCAAAATCAGCGACCGCCTCCGCCCGAGGTTCTTGATGCCTTTGTCGAGGCGGTGCCGATCCTTCCCTTTGATGAGGCTGCCGCTCGGGTATATGCAAGGCTTCCGTTCAAACATGCGCACTTTGACCGGTTGCTGGCCGCCCATGCGCTGAGCCTCGGGGCGATTGTCGTGACCACCAATGAAGCCGACCTTGCTGATGTGCCGGGGTTGGTGGTTGAGAATTGGGCTGTTTAATGCTGTCACCACTTTGCGACCCGGATAACGCGACCTTTTGGCTCTATATGGCCATGGCCGTCTTCGCTGCGCTGGTAGTGGGTTTCGGCTATGGACGCTGGGCTGGATCTCGAGTTCGCGGCGGCGGATTGATCAGTGCGCAGTCTTGGTTGATCTTGATGCTTTCGATCGCATTTCCCTTTGCCGCCACGCTGTTGGCGGCACTCATCTATGATGCGCTGTTTCCAAGTGTTGATCATTGCGGAACGACGGATCGTCACGTGCTTCCAATTCTAATGACATTGGCGACATTTCCGAGCATCTGGTTTGCTGCTGTGGTAGGCAGTCGACGTAAAGCGCTATGACCTTCATCACCCACATCCTCACCCTGTACCCGGACATGTTTCCGGGGCCCTTGGGGCACAGCATGGCAGGGCGCGCGCTGGAGCGGGGGCTGTGGTCCTGCGCCGCGACCAACATTCGCGACTTTGCCACTGATAAGCATCGCACGGTGGATGACACTCCGGCGGGTGGCGGGGCGGGGATGGTATTGCGCGCTGATGTGCTGGCGGCGGCGCTGGACGGGGTGGTGCGCAACGTAGACCGGTCCGTTTGTCTTGAGCCCGTCGAAGGGTGGTCCTTATCTGAAACCGAAGAGAGCAAGAGCGGTCCTTCGACAAGCTCAGGACGAACGGATTCTGGGGACGGGGAGAATCAGCCCCTCCCCGTTCTCGCCATGACGCCGCGTGGCAAACCCATCACGCAGCAGCGCATCCGCGAGTTGGCCGCTGGCCCCGGAGTGATCATCCTCTGCGGGCGGTTTGAGGGGTTTGACGAGCGGCTATTCGAGGGGCGGCCCGCGATCGAGCAGGTCAGCATGGGCGACATTATCCTTTCCGGCGGGGAGATGGGCGCGCTGATGCTGCTTGATGCTTGCATTCGGCTGCTTCCCGGCGTAATGGGCGCGGCTTCTAGCGGGGATGAGGAGTCGTTTGAAAACGGTCTCCTCGAATATCCCCACTATACCCGACCCCAAGAATGGGAAGGGCGCACGATCCCTGAAGTGCTGCGATCGGGGGATCATGCGAAGATCGCCGCCTGGCGGAAACAAAGGGCGGAGATGGACACACGGTTACGCAGACCGGACCTTTGGGAGCGCCATGTCGGCGCTCGGGACCAGTCTGCCTCTGGCGCGCGGCGTGAGACAGAGGAAGAGGCATGAACCTCCTGCAACAGATCGAGGCCGAAGAAGTCGCCAAGGCGATGGAAGGCAAGACCATTCCCGATTTCCGTCCGGGTGACACGCTGCGCGTCGGCGTGAAGGTCGTTGAAGGTGAGCGCACCCGCGTGCAGAACTATGAAGGCGTCTGCATCGCCCGCTCGAACAAGAGCATCGGTTCGAACTTCACCGTTCGCAAGATTTCGTTCGGCGAAGGCGTGGAACGCGTGTTCCCGCTGTACAGCCCGAACATCGACAGCATCACCGTCGTCCGCAAGGGCGCCGTGCGTCGCGCCAAACTCTATTATTTGCGCGGTCGCCGCGGCAAGTCGGCGCGTATCGCTGAACGTCGCGACAATCGTCAGGACGCTGAATAAGCGCCGGTCGGGCAAGCTGTGCTTGTCCGGACAACAGCAGAAACGCTTTTGTGAAAGGGACCGGTTGCTCCAAGGGGCGACCGGTCCTTTTGCCATATAACCATTTGCCATTGCCGACCGCCTGAACGGTCGCACAAGCAGGGAATTTCGCCATGGGTTATCGGGTTGCAGTTGCAGGCGCCACCGGCAATGTCGGCCGCGAGATGATCAATATCCTCGCCGAGCGGGCCTTCCCGATAGATGAACTGGCGGCACTGGCCTCGTCCCGTTCGGTGGGTGAGGTGATCGATTTGGCCGACACCGGCAAGACGGTGAAGGTACAGAACATCGAGCATTTCGATCCCACCGGCTGGGACATCGCCCTGTTCGCCATCGGTTCGGAAGCGACCAAGATTTATGCGCCCAAATTTGCGCTGGCTGGCTGCGTGGTAATCGACAACAGCTCCC
This window encodes:
- a CDS encoding AbrB/MazE/SpoVT family DNA-binding domain-containing protein, with translation MGKEYRAKVFKSGNSLALRLPKDLGLKEGSIMVLREQATGFVVEPEDRSQRKIDISGFAGKAPWLKPIPAELREFEERPTTVAAREAEAQKAKERRQP
- the rplS gene encoding 50S ribosomal protein L19, translating into MNLLQQIEAEEVAKAMEGKTIPDFRPGDTLRVGVKVVEGERTRVQNYEGVCIARSNKSIGSNFTVRKISFGEGVERVFPLYSPNIDSITVVRKGAVRRAKLYYLRGRRGKSARIAERRDNRQDAE
- a CDS encoding type II toxin-antitoxin system VapC family toxin, with amino-acid sequence MIRYMLDANCAIYAMIDASCAISQRIAGLSPGDIVMSAVSFSEVALGTQNQRPPPPEVLDAFVEAVPILPFDEAAARVYARLPFKHAHFDRLLAAHALSLGAIVVTTNEADLADVPGLVVENWAV
- the trmD gene encoding tRNA (guanosine(37)-N1)-methyltransferase TrmD, encoding MTFITHILTLYPDMFPGPLGHSMAGRALERGLWSCAATNIRDFATDKHRTVDDTPAGGGAGMVLRADVLAAALDGVVRNVDRSVCLEPVEGWSLSETEESKSGPSTSSGRTDSGDGENQPLPVLAMTPRGKPITQQRIRELAAGPGVIILCGRFEGFDERLFEGRPAIEQVSMGDIILSGGEMGALMLLDACIRLLPGVMGAASSGDEESFENGLLEYPHYTRPQEWEGRTIPEVLRSGDHAKIAAWRKQRAEMDTRLRRPDLWERHVGARDQSASGARRETEEEA